From Cardiocondyla obscurior isolate alpha-2009 linkage group LG09, Cobs3.1, whole genome shotgun sequence, one genomic window encodes:
- the Axo gene encoding axotactin isoform X5 produces the protein MIYRENRILGILVLLNVIVKMPANQTVSPKTDIVEEIEEFTTTKRIVPDRCLVKTEPGPCKHYVHKWTFNKAEGKCRTFPYGGCLGNENRFNSEAECLYYCVGGADHTLPPYLVTKGNVFVATSTTTMSTSPPTTTSTPRPTFTPPKPTKPPVPKHLRGKELTFMESGHEKTFMFAQSNTFIQLDGPGIKTFQLRLCREISFKFRTKLPHGLLVYHSVKDRPESLDPYALYVIVEKGQLKIVHVFGKQSTSLTVGQGLNRDEWHSVLVRIDVHGAKLIARVDDKKAETTLKVLERIVNYGVSDELASVVLIGGLSSEERLHGVKYIIESFVGCIRDMVLSSGKSASDLLPIQPLIATKHENVKEGCIDKCRTRENLCFVAEQCVNHYNSLTCDCFGTNYEGERCDVYTATILTLRGSSYVSFRVYDWKDRVHSSVNRISLAFKTKWDNSALFYASGEIDGTPHYIAASIVNGSVHVELDFGHNSKISTTLGDYVTSDHWNNLTIFHNGSSVYVSLDDEVKVLEVPGENWDMIIDPEIYIGGGPELHKKKGLLSHNNFAGSLKYVFFNDKSIIYELKRSNPMVHYIGVLEPEYYEANVEVIPITYPFAGSHIWWPIERTDSLKLNFDFKSSKPVAIVASGEVKSNRGVGYWELRQVNDEIRFHLIPVKNENITVSTSVKFPPYNTSWHAVELNYTKGELNILLDYRNKQHKLFSMAFELGDKVIIGSGKSNAGLVGCMREIRVNGQRIEPRYVINTKRVVGEVALDNCQFVDPCKRPNTCEHGGKCSVKEDRITCDCTDTGYIGKNCHFAQYRKTCEELALLGYTQDDVYKIDIDGNGRFPPALVKCEFQSIEDSTKTIVEHNLPSQVDVRSITESDFSFNITYRQFTAEMLQELISHSLYCSQYVKYDCYKAPLELHSATWFLGSKGTTVDYIGNVNRGSCPCGMNRTCVNSNLSCNCDVSAGNAGKWLSDEGYYETPDSLGITGMVFLQQRDLEEDARGRITLGPLECVETNTQKYVVTFTTSQSYIEVPGWRKGDIAFSFRTTGEKAILLYQPPIRSNYPSFMVALTSEYRLTFNFTLNTGTNRELQVESRRKLNNGEWQKIWIDYNDYHVRFMINTDFLMVDLLPEEEFGPFEGSMFIGGATAEHLKTSSVRQGLIGCFRGLVVNGEILDIHSYMSVHLSEIIKDCKPSCQPNKCQNGARCVELWSNFECVCENRWAHLGTYCETNINNKALTFTSPGAFLKKNYFGSDDNEERLQLKSMLLENILINLRTYDTHSLILYANDHLNNFVHLYISNGTNIVYLFNAGNEIKNITVENPNVNTGISVQIAIIRGENWTTLYVNEYNVTLNATPVLLDTYSNKPWTNSEKEVLAPQRPPAPPTDYFQVNLGGFDPDNLLRVGKKGALIQGYIGCLRGLMIGKYLVDLPSLASEANHEGSKGVLPNCQMKCDAMPCKNLGICTEDFGRQESSCNCELTSYFGEHCADEKGADFSGDSVLQREFELEGEVNQLKVQLAFSTNELRQRTTALLLVQTDNKRSYYLLVALTSEGQLIFEEDRDGSAAGVRLSDRNFLNGARHSVYYVRDNNTATLLIDREPVQLLPIPGIPIPDEDETPGSTEIQLGGLNTTDSRFIAYKGYTGCLSNVVISINGGPDMKPLEEYMLFTKQGSETVRATIPAGVRSAQCAVFHVQPGGLEPPKNDSVGRDKAWVEDPPERILYKSQYSGATQEEQGAGTYIFIALCCVFVTAVIVCIYEVWRSARKDRQRRRDAASGAVGASPSGSQRWQSQQYTDSLVTAAGVKTIGFKNVMDDDKRPNGTHVKVANAKEYKPLPNTEPKDSINDKKVHIKDEEPEKKELLGSMEDLREEPELEEREEEEEEEEEEEDTQEPEADENKDQPQEHQQEEQKDASNQDDELLVMPVRNKTAGEATLTDKLDSNETQVLLETNFSVTGLNEIKTERIAPKTNVTAKSTMPKRPMSLDLNAPINFRKLRGTAQPEKVTVKLINGDEESLQSRGGAYAGVTYHAPNN, from the exons ATGATCTACCGCGAAAACAGGATCCTCGGGATCCTCGTCTTGCTCAACGTAATCGTAAAGATGCCGGCGAATCAAACGGTCTCGCCGAAAACGGATATAGTcgaagaaatagaagaatttaCCACGACGAAAAGGATTGTGCCCGACAGATGTCTTGTCAAGACAGAGCCAGGCCCCTGCAAGCACTACGTTCACAAATGGACCTTCAACAAAGCTGAAGGAAAATGTCGGACTTTCCCTTACGGCGGCTGTTTAGGAAATGAAAATCGATTTAATTCGGAAGCAGAGTGTCTCTATTATTGCGTCGGTGGGGCTGACC ATACCCTACCGCCTTATCTTGTGACAAAGGGCAACGTATTCGTCGCAACGAGCACTACGACCATGAGTACTTCACCACCGACAACGACTAGTACCCCACGACCGACATTCACACCTCCGAAACCAACAAAACCACCAGTGCCTAAGCACCTACGAGGAAAG GAATTAACTTTCATGGAATCTGGTCACGAGAAAACATTTATGTTCGCACAAAGTAACACTTTCATTCAACTCGACGGTCCTGGAATCAAAACCTTTCAATTAAG ACTATGTCGCGAGATATCCTTCAAGTTTCGCACCAAACTTCCACACGGTTTACTAGTTTATCACAGTGTCAAAGATCGCCCAGAAAGCCTTGACCCTTACGCCCTTTATGTGATAGTAGAGAAGGGTCAACTGAAAATTGTTCATGTATTCGGCAAACAGTCGACTAGTTTAACAGTCGGCCAAGGGCTGAACAGAGACGAGTGGCATAGCGTTCTCGTGAGGATCGACGTACACGGGGCTAAATTAATAGCCAGAGTCGACGATAAGAAGGCCGAAACTACTCTAAAAGTTTTAGAACGTATCGTTAATTATGGAGTATCTGATGAGCTCGCTTCAGTTGTTCTTATTGGAG GACTAAGTTCCGAAGAACGATTACACGGAGTAAAGTACATAATAGAATCCTTCGTTGGATGCATCAGGGATATGGTTCTGAGTTCCGGAAAATCCGCCAGCGATTTGCTGCCCATTCAACCGTTAATCGCGACTAAACACGAAAATGTGAAGGAAGGATGTATAGATAA GTGTAGAACACGAGAGAACTTGTGCTTCGTCGCCGAACAATGTGTGAATCACTACAACAGTTTAACGTGCGATTGTTTCGGCACGAATTACGAGGGTGAACGTTGCGATGTGTACA CCGCGACTATACTAACACTGAGAGGCTCCTCATACGTGTCCTTTCGCGTGTACGATTGGAAGGATCGTGTTCACTCGTCTGTCAACAGGATCAGCCTCGCTTTTAAG ACTAAATGGGACAACTCCGCCTTATTTTACGCTTCCGGCGAGATCGACGGCACGCCGCATTACATTGCGGCTTCAATTGTAAATGGATCAGTCCACGTTGAACTCGATTTCGGGCACAATTCGAAAATCTCCACCACGCTGGGCGATTACGTAACGTCTGATCATTGGAACAACCTGACTATATTTCACAATGGATCTTCCGTTTACGTTAGCTTGGACGACGAAGTTAAGGTACTAGAAGTACCGGGAGAAAATTGGGATATGATAATCGATCCTGAGATATATATCGGTGGCGGGCCAGAGCTTCACAAGAAGAAGGGTCTTCTGTCGCACAATAACTTTGCTG GTTCCTTAAAATACGTATTCTTTAACGACAAATCAATCATATATGAATTAAAGCGCTCCAACCCTATGGTGCATTACATCGGTGTGCTGGAGCCAGAATATTACGAGGCCAATGTCGAAGTTATTCCGATCACGTATCCTTTCGCGGGTAGTCACATTTGGTGGCCGATCGAGCGAACCGACTCGCTAAAGttaaatttcgattttaaaagCTCGAAGCCAGTCGCAATTGTTGCTTCAGGCGAAGTAAAAAGCAATCGCGGTGTTGGTTACTGGGAG TTACGTCAAGTCAACGATGAAATTCGTTTCCACCTGATACCAGTTAAAAATGAGAATATTACTGTGTCAACGTCAGTGAAATTTCCGCCTTACAACACTTCGTGGCACGCGGTCGAGCTCAATTACACAAAAGGCGAGCTCAATATCCTTCTCGATTACAGGAATAAGCAACACAAGCTCTTCTCTATGGCGTTTGAATTAGGCGATAAGGTCATTATAGGAAGCGGTAAAAGTAACGCGG GTCTGGTGGGATGTATGCGCGAGATACGAGTGAACGGTCAGAGAATCGAACCTAGATACGTAATCAACACTAAGAGAGTAGTCGGGGAAGTTGCTTTAGATAACTGTCAGTTTGTCGACCCGTGTAAGAGACCAAACACTTGCGAGCACGGCGGCAAGTGCTCGGTGAAAGAAGATAGGATTACGTGCGATTGCACGGACACAGGATACATCGGGAAGAACTGCCATTTCG CGCAATATAGAAAAACGTGTGAAGAACTGGCCCTCTTGGGTTACACGCAAGACGACGTTTACAAAATCGACATCGACGGAAACGGCCGATTCCCGCCCGCTTTAGTAAAGTGCGAGTTCCAATCGATCGAAGATTCGACGAAAACGATCGTCGAGCACAATTTACCATCCCAAGTGGACGTCAGATCTATTACCGAGAGTGACTTTTCTTTCAACATCACGTATAGGCAGTTTACCGCCGAGATGCTGCAGGAGTTGATCTCCCACTCGCTTTATTGCAGCCAATACGTAAAGTACGATTGTTACAAGGCACCCTTGGAGCTGCACAGTGCTACATGGTTCTTGGGCTCCAAAGGTACCACCGTCGATTACATTGGAAATGTTAATCGCGGATCCTGTCCGTGTGGCA tGAACAGAACGTGCGTAAATTCTAATTTGAGTTGTAACTGCGACGTGTCTGCCGGAAACGCCGGTAAGTGGCTATCGGACGAGGGATACTACGAAACACCCGACTCTTTAGGCATCACCGGAATGGTATTTTTACAACAGAGAGATCTCGAGGAAGATGCCCGGGGACGTATCACTCTGGGACCATTGGAATGTGTTGAAACGA atacGCAGAAATACGTGGTAACGTTCACGACGTCGCAATCGTATATCGAAGTGCCTGGTTGGAGGAAAGGTGACATAGCATTCAGCTTTCGAACGACAGGCGAGAAAGCTATTCTTCTGTATCAGCCACCAATTCGGAGCAATTATCCTTCTTTTATGGTTGCTCTAACGTCGGAATATCGATTGACCTTTAATTTCACCCTGAATACCGGTACAAATCGCGAATTACAAGTGGAAAGTCGACGTAAATTGAATAACGGCGAATGGCAAAAGATTTGGATCGACTACAATGACTACCATGTGAGATTTATGATCAACACTGATTTTTTAATGGTGGATTTATTACCCGAGGAAGAATTTGGACCTTTCGAGGGATCTATGTTCATCGGCGGTGCTACTGC aGAGCATTTAAAAACTTCTTCCGTTCGGCAAGGTCTCATTGGCTGCTTTCGCGGTCTCGTTGTTAACGGAGAAATATTAGATATTCACAGTTATATGTCGGTGCATCTGTCGGAAATTATCAAAGACTGCAAGCCCTCGTGCCAACCTAATAAGTGTCAGAACGGCGCTAGATGTGTCGAGTTGTGGAGTAACTTCGAATGCGTGTGTGAAAATCGATGGGCACATTTAGGCACTTATTGCGAAACAA ATATCAACAACAAAGCACTGACATTTACCTCGCCAGGTGCTTTCTTGAAGAAAAACTACTTCGGATCGGACGACAATGAGGAAAGGCTACAGCTGAAAAGCATGCTGCtggaaaacattttaattaatttacgaactTACGACACCCATTCTCTAATACTTTATGCGAACGATCACTTGAATAATTTCGTACACCTCTACATTTCAAATGGCACTAATATCGTATATCTGTTCAACGCTGGCAACGAGATCAAAAATATCACCGTGGAAAATCcaa ACGTTAACACGGGAATTTCCGTGCAGATTGCTATAATTCGAGGCGAAAATTGGACTACATTGTACGTGAACGAGTACAACGTCACCCTGAACGCGACACCGGTCCTCTTAGATACATATTCGAATAAACCTTGGACAAATTCAGAGAAAGAAGTTCTCGCACCACAGAGACCGCCTGCACCTCCAACTGACTATTTCCAG gtAAATTTAGGAGGATTCGACCCTGATAATTTGTTAAGAGTCGGAAAGAAAGGTGCCCTAATTCAAGGTTACATTGGCTGCTTGCGAGGTCTTATGATCGGCAAATATCTCGTCGATCTACCGAGCTTAGCCAGCGAAGCAAATCACGAAGGGAGTAAAGGTGTTTTACCGAATTGTCAAATGAAATGCGACGCAATGCCATGCAAGAATTTAGGGATTTGCACGGAGGATTTCGGCAGGCAGGAGTCTTCCTGCAATTGCGAACTGACGTCCTACTTTGGCGAACATTGTGCCGACG AAAAGGGCGCCGATTTCAGCGGAGATAGCGTACTTCAGCGCGAATTCGAGCTCGAGGGCGAAGTGAACCAATTGAAAGTTCAGCTAGCATTCTCAACGAACGAACTACGACAGCGTACCACCGCGTTGCTGCTAGTACAGACTGATAACAA AAGGAGCTACTACTTGCTGGTGGCTTTGACGTCCGAGGGACAGCTCATCTTCGAAGAGGACAGAGACGGCTCTGCAGCTGGAGTACGTCTGAGCGATCGGAATTTCCTGAACGGCGCACGTCATAGCGTCTATTACGTTCGCGATAACAACACGGCCACTCTCTTA ATCGACCGTGAGCCCGTTCAATTGCTGCCGATTCCAGGAATACCGATACCAGACGAGGATGAAACTCCGGGTTCTACGGAGATACAGCTTGGTGGATTAAACACCACCGATTCGCGATTTATCGCCTACAAAGGATATACTGGCTGTCTCAGTA atgtcGTGATATCAATCAACGGAGGCCCCGATATGAAACCGTTAGAGGAATACATGCTCTTTACGAAACAAGGCAGCGAAACTGTACGAGCAACGATACCAGCCGGCGTCAGAAGCGCTCAATGTGCGGTCTTTCACGTTCAGCCAGGTGGTCTTGAACCACCCAAAAACGATAGCGTG GGCCGTGACAAAGCATGGGTCGAGGATCCGCCGGAAAGAATTCTGTACAAATCGCAATATTCCGGCGCCACTCAGGAGGAACAAGGAGCAGGAACATACATCTTTATCGCCCTATGTTGCGTCTTCGTGACCGCGGTAATCGTATGTATTTACGAGGTGTGGCGAAGTGCACGTAAGGATCGTCAACGACGCCGCGACGCAGCCTCCGGAGCAGTTGGAGCCTCTCCTTCGGGCTCGCAAAGGTGGCAGTCGCAGCAGTACACGGATTCCCTGGTCACGGCAGCCGGCGTGAAAACGATCGGGTTTAAAAATGTGATGGACGACGATAAAAGGCCAAATGGAACTCACGTGAAAGTGGCTAATGCCAAAGAATACAAACCACTGCCGAATACGGAACCCAAAGACTcgataaacgataaaaaagttCACATTAAAG ACGAAGAACCAGAGAAAAAGGAGCTCCTAGGG TCAATGGAAGATCTGAGGGAAGAACCCGAATTGGAAGAACgtgaggaagaagaagaggaggaagaagaggaagaagataCTCAGGAACCGGAGGCGGACGAGAACAAAGATCAGCCGCAGGAACATCAGCAAGAGGAACAAAAGGACGCGAGTAATCAAGATGACGAACTTCTCGTTATGCCGGTAAGAAACAAGACGGCAGGAGAAGCTACCTTGACTGACAAATTGGACTCGAACGAAACGCAGGTCCTCCTCGAGACGAACTTTTCCGTGACAGGGTTGAACGAGATCAAAACCGAGCGTATAGCACCAAAAACGAATGTTACAGCGAAGAGTACTATGCCGAAGAGACCGATGAGTCTCGACCTCAACGCGCCGatcaattttcgaaaattacgCGGAACAGCTCAGCCTGAGAAGGTCACGGTAAAATTGATCAATGGCGATGAGGAGAGTCTGCAGTCTCGAGGTGGAGCCTACGCCGGCGTTACATATCACGCTCCGAACAATTGA